One region of Solanum pennellii chromosome 6, SPENNV200 genomic DNA includes:
- the LOC107021535 gene encoding probable (S)-N-methylcoclaurine 3'-hydroxylase isozyme 2 → MMYYLITPILLSVVFVITLRYFYPSKTKLPLPPGPFSWPFIGNLFHVGRKRPHASLAKLAQSHAPDLMSLRFGTRLVVVASSPAAAAAVLKTHDRLLSGRFVSHPIRVEGSKLHNVSTAFLEECDENWKNVRTIYRGALFSNKALESQVSLREIKIREMMQYLDTKMGQVIKIKFVVFVTALNVLGNLLLSVDLIDFEGKGIGAGLTEYLRKFTEAGGILELSDLYPVLAILCTDLQGTYKKLIGMFDTICAVWGDIVQDKRKRDSQPSLDPVDFVDALVKNGFTDKHVNALLLEIFAAGTESTTATSEWMLVELLRNPQALQELRDEISQVVGGSKGIIKESDLPSLPYLDACFKETLRLHPPGPLLLPHRAVQTCEVMGYRIPRNTQVLVNMWAIARDSKIWDDPSSFKPERFINSKFDNKGQKFEYIPFGSGRRICAGEPLASRFIPLAVASLIHKFDWILPNEMDPAKINMDEVLDVTMFKKDSLLVIPKLRNV, encoded by the exons ATGATGTATTACTTAATAACTCCAATTCTTCTTTCTGTCGTTTTTGTAATCACTTTGAGATATTTCTATccatcaaaaacaaaattaccGCTTCCTCCAGGTCCATTTTCATGGCCATTTATTGGAAATCTTTTCCATGTTGGTAGAAAACGTCCTCATGCTTCTCTAGCAAAGCTAGCTCAATCTCATGCTCCTGATTTAATGTCCTTAAGGTTCGGTACACGTCTGGTGGTCGTAGCCTCATCCCCTGCAGCTGCTGCTGCGGTTCTTAAAACACATGATCGTTTGCTTTCTGGTCGTTTCGTTTCTCATCCCATACGAGTTGAGGGATCGAAACTTCATAATGTATCAACTGCTTTTTTAGAAGAGTGTGATGAGAATTGGAAAAACGTTCGAACTATATACAGGGGAGCCCTGTTTTCTAACAAAGCATTGGAATCACAAGTGAGTTTAAGGGAGATAAAAATCAGGGAAATGATGCAATATTTAGATACTAAAATGGGACAAGTGATTAAAATAAAGTTTGTGGTTTTTGTGACCGCGTTAAATGTGTTGGGTAATTTACTTCTTTCGGtagatttaattgattttgaagGAAAGGGAATTGGTGCAGGATTAACAGAGTACTTACGTAAATTCACTGAGGCTGGTGGTATACTGGAGTTATCAGATTTGTATCCTGTTTTGGCTATTTTATGTACGGATTTGCAGGGGACGTATAAGAAACTTATCGGTATGTTTGATACTATTTGTGCTGTTTGGGGAGACATTGTTCAggacaaaagaaaaagagacaGTCAACCTTCATTGGATCCTGTAGATTTCGTAGATGCTTTGGTTAAAAATGGTTTCACTGATAAACATGTCAATGCATTGCTTCTG GAAATATTTGCAGCTGGGACAGAATCTACGACTGCTACGAGTGAATGGATGCTAGTAGAACTCCTAAGAAATCCACAAGCCTTACAAGAACTCCGCGATGAAATATCACAAGTAGTAGGAGGAAGTAAGGGCATTATAAAGGAATCCGACTTGCCAAGCTTACCATACTTGGATGCTTGTTTTAAAGAGACACTAAGGTTGCATCCTCCTGGACCGTTGTTGCTCCCTCATCGTGCAGTGCAAACATGTGAAGTGATGGGGTACAGAATTCCCAGAAACACTCAAGTGTTGGTTAATATGTGGGCAATTGCAAGGGATTCTAAGATTTGGGACGATCCTTCGAGCTTTAAACCTGAAAGATTTATCAATTCAAAATTCGACAACAAAGGGCAAAAGTTTGAGTATATTCCTTTTGGTTCGGGGAGAAGAATATGTGCTGGAGAACCCTTGGCTTCGAGGTTTATTCCGTTAGCTGTTGCTTCATTGATCCATAAGTTCGATTGGATTCTGCCAAATGAAATGGATCCGGCTAAGATTAACATGGATGAGGTATTGGACGTCACCATGTTTAAGAAAGATTCACTTCTTGTTATTCCTAAATTGCGGAATGTGTGA